In Cyclobacteriaceae bacterium, the DNA window TAGTATTCATTTTGGATTGCAAGAATTCACTTCAAATCGTTGACAGGCTTTAATCAAATGGGTATATTATATAAGTATTGATTTTCATGAGTAGTAGTTAACTCTGTTTTTTGACGCGAAAGAACCAATCAATATCGTAGCCATGCAATATCGAGTCCTTCTAATTGACGATGACCAGATAAGTGGATTTATCAGCAAAAAATATGTTGTAAGATCTGGCTATGCATATGAGGTCTTGATCGCTGAAAGCGGGCCAAGGGCTCTTCAAATAATTAAAAACCAAATCTCTGACAAGCAGCCAATTGATGTCATTTTACTTGACCTAAATATGCCAATGATAAGCGGCTGTGAGTTCTTGATAGAACTTGCAGCCCTTGACGACTTCGATATTAAGCGAGTGTTTATCATCATTTTAAGCAACAGCATGGACGAGG includes these proteins:
- a CDS encoding response regulator; the encoded protein is MQYRVLLIDDDQISGFISKKYVVRSGYAYEVLIAESGPRALQIIKNQISDKQPIDVILLDLNMPMISGCEFLIELAALDDFDIKRVFIIILSNSMDEDEISAALACGANHFIPKPLDENSIFQSFEQYQIWKVNLF